CGTGACGACGACGCGCGGCGAGGGCGAGCGGTGCGTCGGCGACGTCCTCGCGGACATCGACCCGCGGCTCGGCCTGCCGCAACTGACCGGCTTCGAGAACCACCAGGGCATCACCCACCTCGGCCCCACCGCCCGCCCGCTCGCCCGCGTTCACCTCGGCCGGGGCAACGGCACCGGGGACGGCACCGAGGGCGCGTACAACGACACCGTGTTCGGTACGTACATGCACGGCCCGGTGCTCGCCCGCAACCCGCTGATCGCGGACCTGCTGCTGAAGCTGGCGCTCGACGTGAACGCGCTGCCGCCGATCGACGACCGCTGGTACGAGGCCCTGCGGGGCGAGCGCATCGCGTCCGCGCAGCAGCCTGCGTGACCTGG
The Streptomyces sp. NBC_01485 genome window above contains:
- a CDS encoding type 1 glutamine amidotransferase — translated: MSDNQLRLVWIYPDLLSTYGDQGNALVVERRARQRGLDVARLDVRSDQPIPTSGDIYLIGGGEDRPQRLAAERLRRDAHLYQAVNNGAIVFAVCAGYQILGHEFVNDLGQREPGLGLLDVTTTRGEGERCVGDVLADIDPRLGLPQLTGFENHQGITHLGPTARPLARVHLGRGNGTGDGTEGAYNDTVFGTYMHGPVLARNPLIADLLLKLALDVNALPPIDDRWYEALRGERIASAQQPA